Proteins from a genomic interval of Arthrobacter sp. CAN_C5:
- a CDS encoding response regulator transcription factor translates to MSQILIVEDEDRISSFVAKGLRSAGYVPTVADNGRDGYHLAQTGDFELIVLDLGLPDQDGFTVLRRLRESRNTTPVIILSARSSIDDTVAGLEGGADDYMAKPFRFEELLARVRLRLRQDTPTADSSVLNHQNLQLDLRTRRAAVNGREVDLSAREFALAEAFLRNPGQVLSREQLLSRVWGYDFDPGSNVVDVYVRYLRNKLGAERFTTVRGMGYRLSSDES, encoded by the coding sequence TTGAGCCAGATCCTAATTGTCGAGGATGAGGACCGCATCAGTTCGTTCGTTGCCAAGGGACTGCGGTCCGCAGGCTATGTCCCGACCGTCGCCGACAATGGTAGAGACGGGTACCACCTGGCCCAGACGGGTGACTTTGAGCTGATCGTCCTTGATCTCGGGTTGCCCGACCAGGATGGGTTCACGGTCCTGCGTCGCCTCCGCGAGTCCAGGAATACGACCCCGGTCATCATCCTGTCCGCCAGAAGTTCCATCGACGACACGGTGGCCGGTCTGGAGGGTGGCGCCGACGACTACATGGCCAAGCCCTTCCGATTCGAGGAGCTTCTGGCCCGTGTTCGGCTCCGGCTCCGGCAGGACACACCCACCGCCGACAGCTCGGTCCTGAACCACCAGAACCTGCAGCTCGACCTGAGAACCCGCCGGGCGGCGGTCAACGGCAGGGAAGTGGACCTGTCGGCGCGCGAGTTCGCACTGGCCGAGGCCTTTCTGAGAAACCCCGGCCAGGTGCTGAGCCGTGAACAACTTCTCTCCCGGGTGTGGGGTTACGATTTCGACCCGGGGTCCAACGTGGTGGACGTCTACGTGCGCTATCTGCGCAACAAGCTCGGAGCCGAGCGGTTCACCACCGTCCGCGGCATGGGGTACAGGCTCTCCTCTGACGAGTCCTGA